One stretch of Paenibacillus sp. AN1007 DNA includes these proteins:
- a CDS encoding AraC family transcriptional regulator: MTSSVLAYERGYAIHVNQPGEPLFYHLDYDERSHDLNMEFQHFHDFYEIFILLDRTAAHIIEGSLYEIQPYDIVLLRPALLHKTQYPKGLPPKRLIINFAIPRHLPGLENGYIELFTIFNAQVPIFRFSEERRKEVLAPINDIFAISEQPSPIQSVAIHHKFIEFLCGLHRYAAENGYVREETGSSMTQRMYAVASYIHSHYQQEMSLEDVSRRFYVSAHHLSRQFNKVTGFTFTEYVQMTRIRNAQQLLLHSSEKITDIAAQCGFTSFSQFNRIFNKQNGMSPSAYRRSRPAQDERQLVFVGEAEGHRVT, encoded by the coding sequence ATGACATCATCGGTTTTGGCATATGAGAGGGGATATGCGATCCATGTGAACCAGCCGGGGGAACCGCTTTTTTATCACCTGGATTATGATGAGCGTTCACATGATCTCAATATGGAGTTTCAGCATTTTCACGATTTTTATGAAATTTTCATTCTGCTCGATCGCACTGCTGCGCATATTATAGAAGGGAGTTTATACGAGATTCAGCCCTATGATATCGTACTGCTCCGGCCGGCTTTGCTGCATAAAACCCAATATCCAAAGGGGCTGCCGCCCAAACGGTTAATCATTAATTTTGCTATACCTCGCCATTTGCCTGGACTTGAGAACGGTTACATCGAGCTGTTTACGATATTTAATGCGCAGGTTCCCATTTTCCGCTTTTCGGAAGAGCGAAGGAAGGAAGTCCTTGCACCGATCAACGACATTTTTGCGATATCAGAGCAGCCTTCTCCCATTCAATCGGTTGCTATCCATCATAAATTTATCGAATTTCTATGTGGTCTTCATCGTTATGCGGCGGAGAATGGCTATGTACGTGAGGAAACAGGATCATCCATGACCCAGCGAATGTATGCTGTTGCATCCTATATTCACAGCCACTATCAGCAGGAGATGTCGCTGGAGGACGTGTCCAGACGATTTTATGTCAGTGCACATCATTTATCGCGCCAGTTCAACAAAGTCACAGGTTTCACGTTTACGGAATATGTGCAGATGACCCGGATTCGAAATGCCCAACAATTGCTGCTGCATTCCAGTGAGAAAATTACGGATATTGCTGCCCAATGCGGCTTCACCAGCTTTTCGCAGTTCAATCGTATTTTTAATAAGCAGAACGGGATGTCGCCCAGTGCCTATCGCAGAAGCAGACCAGCGCAGGATGAGCGTCAGTTGGTTTTTGTAGGTGAAGCTGAAGGGCATAGGGTGACTTAA
- a CDS encoding alpha-mannosidase, whose product MKLNSLSTRIQTIVKHLESARLTSKTYIPELYHKESGYHTWDLVHEDPSSWNVFRKGDGWGGKDVHSCFKTRIRIPDHLEGKKVVCAIVTGATDIWNYDNPQFLAFLNGELICGLDVNHTEIDLTQSAVKGEEFELALYAYCSTSAADVFLNVYIAEHHEPVSNLYYDLKAALDAADLLREDDLERLKLIEQLNEAVNLLDLRQENSAAFHASVLEARQYLQNHIYGETRPESDHIPTVHCIGHTHIDVAWLWTLDQTREKVIRSFASVLYLMDKFPEYTFMSSQPQLYAYLKADFPSLYEKIKEKVAEGRWEAEGSMWLEADCNLISGESMIRQIIYGKRFFKEEFGVENRVLWLPDVFGYSAAMPQIMRKSGIDYFMTTKIAWNDTNQIPNDTMYWRGIDGSEVLTHFITAKDYIPHPEFGKHRFETTYNGRFNASQVKGTWQRYQNKNINTDVLQCFGFGDGGGGPTEEMLEHGRRLEKGLPGVPTVKRTFVREFFEKLEQNLDGVRSVPRWSGELYLEYHRGTYTSMARNKKYNRHSEFALSDAELFSMIQRQADAQAVYPTDALEHAWKLTMLNQFHDILPGSSIEQVYIDSQQQYEEVLRVTDELKSSALNGIISQITSDGEAIVVFNPTGFARTDVVELPAFAKKVTVHDGERPVPSQYTPEGGLVFLAENVPASGYKTFRIIPDAAANLGSAGVSAAQWQSEQQSIETPWYDIRLNESAEFISVWDKLEGRELLQSGERGNVLQVFEDRPAEYEAWNIDDYYEQHMWEINDLQSMEWVESGPVRFVLQVKRQFLESAIEQTIIFYAHTRRIDFRTFVDWKQEHLLLKAAFPLDIWSEKAVYEIQYGNVERATHRNTSWDQARFEVCGQKWADLAESGYGAALLNDCKYGYDIHNSVMRLSLIKSATYPNENADKEQHVFTYSLYPHQGDFREGRVIQAAYDLNRPLVGLEIGSQTGTLPGTWSLASVDQENVVLEVIKKAEDNDDMIIRVYEAHGRRSRASLRLPEGTGATAYACDLLENIEAEHRVENARIAFDIKPYEILTFRIPRV is encoded by the coding sequence ATGAAATTGAATTCCTTGTCTACTCGAATCCAAACGATTGTGAAACACTTGGAAAGTGCGCGATTAACGTCAAAGACATATATACCCGAGCTTTACCATAAAGAGAGCGGATACCATACATGGGACCTCGTGCATGAAGACCCTTCCTCCTGGAACGTATTCCGCAAAGGGGACGGCTGGGGCGGCAAAGATGTACACAGCTGCTTCAAAACCCGCATTCGTATTCCCGACCACTTGGAAGGAAAAAAGGTGGTCTGCGCCATCGTTACCGGTGCCACAGATATCTGGAACTACGATAATCCGCAGTTTCTGGCCTTCCTGAATGGCGAGCTGATCTGCGGTCTGGATGTAAATCATACCGAAATCGACCTGACGCAATCGGCTGTCAAAGGGGAAGAATTCGAGCTGGCACTGTATGCCTACTGCAGCACTTCCGCAGCTGATGTTTTCCTGAACGTATATATTGCCGAGCATCATGAGCCTGTCTCGAATTTGTATTATGACCTGAAGGCTGCACTGGATGCGGCAGACCTGCTGCGCGAGGATGATCTGGAGCGCCTGAAGCTGATCGAACAGCTGAACGAAGCTGTAAATCTGCTCGATTTACGCCAAGAAAACAGTGCGGCTTTTCATGCATCTGTGCTGGAAGCACGCCAGTATCTGCAAAACCATATCTATGGGGAAACTCGTCCCGAAAGTGATCATATCCCGACCGTTCACTGCATTGGTCACACTCATATTGACGTGGCATGGCTGTGGACGCTGGATCAGACACGGGAGAAGGTCATTCGCAGCTTCGCCAGCGTGCTCTATCTGATGGATAAATTTCCGGAGTACACCTTCATGTCCTCCCAGCCTCAGCTCTATGCATATTTGAAAGCCGACTTCCCTTCTTTATATGAGAAAATCAAAGAAAAAGTTGCCGAAGGCCGCTGGGAAGCAGAAGGTTCGATGTGGCTGGAAGCGGATTGCAACCTGATCTCGGGCGAATCGATGATCCGTCAGATTATCTATGGCAAACGTTTCTTCAAGGAAGAATTCGGCGTAGAGAACCGTGTGCTGTGGCTGCCCGATGTATTTGGTTACAGCGCAGCAATGCCGCAGATTATGCGCAAGAGCGGGATCGACTATTTTATGACAACCAAAATTGCCTGGAATGATACCAACCAGATTCCAAACGATACGATGTACTGGAGAGGCATTGACGGTTCGGAGGTTCTGACGCATTTCATCACGGCCAAAGACTATATCCCACACCCGGAATTCGGAAAGCACCGTTTCGAAACAACATACAATGGACGTTTTAATGCTTCACAAGTGAAAGGCACCTGGCAGCGATACCAGAACAAAAACATCAACACCGACGTACTGCAGTGCTTCGGATTCGGAGACGGCGGCGGCGGGCCAACCGAGGAAATGCTGGAACATGGCAGACGACTTGAGAAAGGACTTCCCGGCGTACCAACGGTAAAACGTACATTTGTGCGTGAATTTTTTGAAAAATTAGAACAGAATTTGGACGGCGTACGCTCGGTTCCGCGCTGGTCAGGCGAGCTGTATCTGGAATATCATCGCGGTACGTATACATCCATGGCTCGTAATAAAAAGTATAACCGCCACAGCGAATTTGCACTGTCCGATGCCGAGCTGTTCTCTATGATCCAACGTCAGGCGGATGCACAAGCCGTATATCCAACCGACGCATTGGAGCATGCATGGAAGCTGACGATGCTGAACCAGTTCCATGATATTTTGCCAGGCAGCTCCATTGAGCAGGTATACATCGATTCGCAGCAGCAGTATGAAGAGGTGCTGCGTGTCACGGACGAACTGAAGAGCAGCGCCTTGAACGGAATTATAAGCCAGATTACGTCGGACGGCGAGGCCATCGTTGTCTTTAACCCAACCGGTTTTGCACGGACAGATGTGGTGGAACTGCCTGCTTTTGCGAAAAAAGTAACGGTACACGATGGAGAGCGTCCAGTACCAAGCCAGTACACCCCAGAGGGCGGACTTGTGTTCCTTGCAGAGAATGTGCCTGCATCAGGATACAAAACGTTCCGCATCATACCGGATGCCGCTGCTAATCTTGGCAGTGCAGGTGTATCGGCTGCCCAGTGGCAATCCGAGCAGCAATCCATCGAGACCCCTTGGTATGATATTCGCCTGAATGAAAGTGCGGAATTTATATCCGTGTGGGACAAGTTGGAGGGGCGTGAACTGCTTCAATCCGGTGAGCGCGGCAATGTGCTGCAGGTATTCGAGGATCGTCCTGCGGAGTATGAGGCATGGAATATTGACGATTATTATGAACAGCATATGTGGGAGATCAATGACCTGCAGTCGATGGAATGGGTAGAAAGCGGCCCGGTACGTTTCGTGCTTCAAGTGAAAAGACAATTCCTGGAATCTGCCATTGAACAAACGATCATTTTCTACGCACATACACGGCGGATCGACTTCCGTACCTTCGTAGATTGGAAACAGGAGCATTTGTTGCTGAAAGCTGCCTTCCCACTCGATATTTGGAGTGAAAAAGCCGTCTATGAAATCCAGTATGGTAACGTGGAACGCGCAACACACCGCAATACAAGCTGGGATCAGGCCCGGTTTGAGGTATGTGGTCAGAAGTGGGCGGATCTTGCGGAGAGCGGCTACGGTGCCGCCCTGCTGAATGACTGCAAATACGGATATGACATTCACAATTCGGTAATGCGTCTATCCCTGATCAAGAGCGCAACCTATCCGAATGAAAATGCCGACAAAGAGCAGCATGTGTTCACCTACTCCCTCTATCCGCATCAAGGTGACTTCCGTGAGGGACGTGTTATCCAGGCAGCTTATGATCTCAACCGTCCGCTGGTTGGTCTGGAAATAGGTTCACAAACCGGAACATTGCCGGGAACATGGTCGCTCGCTTCTGTGGATCAGGAGAATGTCGTACTTGAGGTCATCAAAAAAGCCGAGGATAACGATGACATGATCATCCGTGTCTACGAAGCTCATGGCCGCCGCAGTCGTGCCTCCCTGCGATTGCCTGAGGGAACAGGTGCCACAGCTTATGCATGTGATTTGCTGGAGAACATCGAAGCAGAGCACCGTGTGGAGAATGCTCGCATTGCTTTTGACATCAAGCCATATGAGATTCTAACGTTCCGTATTCCGCGTGTATAA
- a CDS encoding RidA family protein: protein MTTIQTYNHDLWDHGISQGYCVDNTLYISGQFSHSAEGSFVGEGDIRAQVLQTLENLDTVLAQFGAAKSNLAYVEIYLTQAQKHGEIAIEMFKQYIGGHRPAGSLIGVNYLAFPEQWVEIRAVAHVR, encoded by the coding sequence ATGACCACAATTCAAACGTACAATCATGATCTCTGGGATCACGGCATCTCTCAAGGATACTGTGTCGACAATACGCTGTACATCTCTGGACAATTCTCCCACAGCGCAGAAGGCAGCTTTGTTGGAGAGGGTGATATTCGGGCACAAGTATTACAGACACTAGAGAACTTGGATACCGTCTTAGCACAGTTTGGTGCAGCAAAGTCTAATCTCGCCTATGTTGAAATTTACTTGACTCAGGCGCAGAAGCACGGGGAAATCGCCATCGAAATGTTCAAACAATATATCGGTGGGCATCGGCCAGCGGGCAGTTTGATTGGGGTGAATTATCTGGCATTCCCGGAACAATGGGTGGAGATTCGAGCCGTTGCCCATGTTCGTTAG
- a CDS encoding ABC transporter permease — translation MFLAVKELMHSKLKFLMIIIIFVLIAWLVFILSGLGNGLSTLAASTFKNMKADYVIFEEGSQSSMSKSLLSGQRVAEAEKMPNVEAAAPMGSTMATAMKGESSKNEDKVDIAIIGILPGSFLEPKVVEGQPLSTKNPTDVVVNTSLKDEGFKLGDTFQLDGTTESLTIIGFVENETYNHVASVFTPMDQWRKIAFAAPGSDKGVVEPVNAIMLQGENIDADAVQNKLSGTDTVTRGEAVQGMPGYKEENGTILMMLAFLLAISAFVLGVFFYVITMQKTNQFGIMKAIGASNKFLSKTIVSQVFVLSVTSILVGILLTYGTAAIMPKGMPFKLETSLVVTYSVILLVIAMLSSLVSVRKITKIDPLKALGRVE, via the coding sequence GTGTTTTTAGCTGTAAAAGAGTTAATGCATAGCAAATTGAAATTTTTAATGATTATCATTATTTTTGTATTGATCGCTTGGCTGGTATTTATTTTATCTGGTCTAGGCAATGGGCTGTCCACGCTGGCTGCATCTACTTTTAAAAATATGAAAGCAGACTATGTCATTTTTGAAGAGGGCTCCCAGTCTTCCATGAGTAAATCTTTACTATCTGGTCAACGGGTGGCTGAGGCGGAGAAAATGCCTAATGTCGAAGCAGCTGCACCCATGGGCAGCACAATGGCGACAGCCATGAAGGGAGAAAGTTCAAAGAACGAAGATAAGGTCGATATTGCGATCATTGGTATTCTTCCAGGAAGCTTCCTAGAACCGAAGGTAGTCGAAGGTCAACCTTTATCTACGAAGAACCCCACTGATGTAGTGGTGAACACTTCCCTTAAAGATGAGGGCTTCAAACTCGGGGACACGTTTCAGTTAGATGGTACGACCGAATCCCTAACCATTATCGGATTTGTGGAGAATGAGACGTATAACCACGTTGCATCCGTATTTACACCAATGGATCAATGGCGGAAGATTGCCTTTGCCGCTCCAGGCTCGGATAAGGGTGTGGTCGAGCCGGTTAATGCAATCATGCTGCAGGGGGAAAATATAGATGCAGATGCAGTCCAAAACAAGTTGTCTGGTACGGATACCGTTACTCGGGGCGAAGCTGTGCAAGGCATGCCGGGATACAAGGAAGAGAACGGTACGATTCTGATGATGCTTGCATTTTTGCTCGCTATATCTGCCTTTGTACTGGGTGTATTCTTTTATGTCATCACGATGCAAAAGACGAATCAGTTCGGCATTATGAAAGCTATAGGTGCCAGCAATAAATTTCTGAGTAAAACGATCGTATCGCAAGTATTTGTCCTGTCGGTAACAAGCATTCTGGTCGGTATCTTACTGACTTACGGAACTGCTGCGATTATGCCTAAAGGTATGCCATTCAAGCTGGAGACTAGTCTTGTCGTGACCTATTCCGTCATCCTGCTCGTGATTGCGATGTTAAGCTCGTTGGTATCTGTTCGCAAAATTACAAAGATTGATCCGCTCAAAGCGCTCGGGAGGGTTGAATAA
- a CDS encoding TetR/AcrR family transcriptional regulator, which produces MGRKQSFTETELLDMTKKLVLEHGYDGFHLKLLSQHLSGARSTIYQYYANKEEIVAACMKRVIANVLEHASAVDESDPLKALEELLLVYVEEAALHQLLGDASKINTSNSAAAARDLEFIEDAHQTLKIQLSRLFERAQQNKSLRQDIPLPVLIGVFFNLFNTPNMMNLPTADWGRLLFQTWIGGAKS; this is translated from the coding sequence ATGGGAAGAAAGCAATCGTTTACGGAGACAGAGCTGCTGGATATGACCAAAAAGTTGGTGCTGGAGCATGGGTACGACGGTTTTCACCTCAAGCTGCTCTCTCAGCATCTCTCTGGAGCTCGGAGTACCATCTATCAGTATTACGCCAATAAAGAAGAGATTGTGGCTGCTTGCATGAAGCGAGTCATCGCTAATGTATTGGAACATGCATCAGCCGTTGATGAGTCTGACCCATTAAAAGCGCTGGAAGAACTGCTCCTCGTTTACGTTGAAGAGGCTGCACTCCATCAGCTTCTGGGTGATGCGAGTAAAATTAATACCTCCAATTCTGCTGCGGCAGCGAGGGATCTTGAATTTATTGAAGATGCGCATCAGACACTCAAAATTCAATTATCACGTTTGTTTGAACGTGCTCAGCAGAACAAATCCCTCCGCCAAGATATCCCTCTACCTGTACTTATTGGTGTCTTTTTCAACTTGTTTAATACACCTAACATGATGAATTTGCCTACAGCTGATTGGGGCAGACTGCTTTTTCAAACATGGATTGGAGGGGCCAAGAGCTGA
- a CDS encoding ABC transporter ATP-binding protein — MTKGLQMNEVTMIYGEGSNQMKALDHVSLSVEPGEFAAVVGPSGSGKSTFLSIAGAMLKASEGEVRLNGNLISTLTEKKLADIRLKEIGFIMQSSNLVPYLHVLDQLLIVKRMSGTLRKDDQQFATKLLEELGLGQKLRKFPEELSGGEKQRTAIARALMNDPNLILADEPTASLDTKRAHEVVSLMAQEVKSRHKAAIMVTHDERMLAYCDKVYRMNDGILTLAATS; from the coding sequence ATGACGAAAGGTCTGCAGATGAATGAAGTTACGATGATTTACGGTGAAGGCAGTAATCAGATGAAGGCTCTTGATCATGTGTCCCTATCTGTAGAACCAGGAGAGTTTGCTGCTGTCGTTGGACCTTCCGGTTCTGGTAAAAGTACATTTTTGTCGATTGCTGGGGCCATGCTTAAAGCATCTGAGGGAGAAGTCAGACTGAACGGAAATCTGATCTCGACGCTTACGGAGAAGAAATTAGCTGATATCCGGTTGAAAGAAATTGGTTTTATTATGCAGTCATCTAATTTAGTTCCTTATCTCCATGTCCTGGATCAGCTCCTCATCGTAAAAAGAATGTCTGGAACCCTTAGAAAGGATGATCAGCAATTCGCCACGAAGCTGCTGGAAGAGCTCGGACTCGGACAAAAGCTGCGAAAATTCCCAGAGGAATTGTCAGGCGGCGAAAAACAGCGCACAGCGATTGCTCGCGCTTTAATGAATGATCCTAACCTGATCCTGGCAGACGAACCCACCGCAAGCTTGGATACCAAGCGAGCCCATGAAGTAGTCAGCCTTATGGCACAAGAGGTCAAATCACGCCATAAAGCAGCCATTATGGTCACGCATGATGAGCGTATGCTCGCTTACTGCGATAAGGTATACAGAATGAATGATGGAATTTTAACGCTCGCTGCAACGTCTTAG
- a CDS encoding AraC family transcriptional regulator — translation MRGSMEWNSRIEQWSRSAVRLQYIQSYRAQHEVVPNLFELAAHTGFFFILTHGEIGIRMSDARYRCRSPYVFHGAENKNISFEVSNQTEEWAGYLVLYSVLSASTEDREGLAHSYGFAPYTLLPIQEKCEAMERLWKSNELLDQLQAHSTFLPLVHEVMSQKLRTLTPTESIKPNIVTEAIQYIRAHYREPITAEKLAGRYDCSTSYLSRLFRNQIGLGPIEYLIHERIYRAKQLLLKSDARIQDVAGRVGYADVYYFSRLFKKHTGRSPLQFRTEHKPAAQVQNNPLRRLESSIVSLPFHSHNENESYYQWDKEGDTSMFRFSRPAFGAMMVLCTSLILSACQASNSTGGGAAAQEPASQTATATASDSTASETRMYKHLKGETEIPVHPQRVVSFFHLGELVALGVKPVGTTTYVLENPHISDKTGITDIGIPPDAEKILSLQPDLIVTTPALAEIVEGGYDALSKIAPTIVIEQNNEPIKDIEMFGDILGKQEEAKQWNEKFKAKIAEYKAEINPHVRSDETFSILNVRPDALFVYGDTNMGGNIIYKYLGLKPAAKVESDVIHGETWEVSSEVIPEFIGDHLFLAVNKGAEDKLKDVQKLIDASPAGKAGHVYTIDFDQFLPSDPVAVEKQLDIITDLIIGNAK, via the coding sequence ATGAGGGGATCTATGGAATGGAACAGCCGCATCGAGCAGTGGAGTAGGTCGGCCGTGCGGCTGCAGTATATTCAGTCTTATCGTGCGCAGCATGAGGTAGTCCCGAATTTGTTCGAGCTTGCAGCACATACAGGATTCTTTTTCATTCTTACGCATGGAGAGATTGGAATAAGGATGTCTGATGCACGATATCGCTGCCGCTCACCTTACGTATTCCATGGAGCAGAAAACAAGAACATAAGTTTTGAAGTGTCGAATCAGACGGAGGAATGGGCCGGTTATCTGGTTTTATATTCAGTACTGTCTGCGTCGACCGAGGATCGGGAGGGTTTGGCCCATTCTTATGGTTTTGCGCCTTACACGCTTCTGCCGATTCAGGAAAAATGTGAAGCTATGGAACGCCTGTGGAAAAGCAATGAGCTGTTAGACCAGCTGCAAGCCCACTCCACGTTTTTGCCGTTGGTGCATGAGGTTATGAGCCAAAAGCTGCGGACACTTACGCCTACAGAGAGTATCAAACCTAACATCGTTACCGAGGCCATTCAGTATATTCGGGCACACTATAGGGAGCCGATTACAGCGGAGAAGCTGGCTGGCAGATATGACTGCAGTACAAGTTATCTATCTCGTTTATTCCGAAATCAGATTGGGCTGGGGCCAATCGAGTATCTGATCCATGAGCGTATCTACCGTGCCAAGCAGCTGCTTTTGAAGTCGGACGCACGAATTCAGGACGTTGCAGGCAGGGTGGGGTATGCAGATGTATATTATTTCAGTCGATTATTCAAAAAACACACCGGTCGTTCTCCGCTGCAGTTTCGCACGGAACATAAGCCAGCCGCTCAGGTTCAGAATAATCCATTACGCCGTTTGGAATCGTCCATTGTTTCCCTTCCCTTTCATTCTCATAATGAGAATGAGTCTTATTATCAATGGGATAAGGAAGGGGATACATCCATGTTTCGATTTTCAAGACCTGCCTTTGGAGCCATGATGGTATTATGTACATCGTTGATTCTTAGTGCATGTCAGGCAAGCAATTCCACAGGAGGGGGTGCGGCAGCTCAAGAGCCTGCAAGCCAAACGGCGACGGCGACCGCATCAGACAGCACTGCATCGGAAACGAGGATGTACAAGCACCTCAAAGGGGAGACCGAAATTCCTGTGCATCCACAGCGTGTCGTCAGTTTCTTTCATCTGGGTGAGCTTGTCGCACTTGGCGTGAAGCCGGTGGGTACAACGACGTATGTTTTGGAAAATCCACACATTAGCGATAAGACAGGCATTACCGATATCGGCATTCCGCCAGATGCGGAGAAAATTCTGTCCCTGCAACCAGACTTGATTGTAACAACACCTGCATTAGCCGAGATTGTGGAGGGGGGGTATGATGCACTGAGCAAGATTGCCCCAACCATTGTGATCGAGCAGAATAATGAACCCATCAAAGATATAGAGATGTTTGGTGATATTCTTGGTAAACAGGAAGAAGCGAAGCAGTGGAATGAGAAATTTAAAGCGAAAATCGCGGAGTACAAAGCGGAAATCAACCCTCATGTTCGTTCGGATGAAACGTTCTCTATATTAAACGTACGTCCAGATGCCCTTTTTGTATACGGAGATACCAATATGGGGGGCAATATTATTTATAAATATCTTGGATTGAAGCCGGCAGCCAAGGTAGAGTCCGACGTCATTCATGGCGAAACGTGGGAGGTATCCAGCGAGGTGATTCCCGAGTTTATCGGTGACCATCTGTTCCTGGCTGTGAATAAGGGTGCGGAGGACAAGCTTAAGGATGTACAGAAACTGATCGATGCCTCTCCAGCAGGAAAGGCAGGCCATGTGTACACTATTGATTTTGATCAGTTCCTTCCGAGTGACCCTGTTGCGGTAGAGAAACAGTTGGATATCATCACAGATTTAATTATCGGAAATGCTAAATAG
- a CDS encoding aldo/keto reductase: MNHIPEYTLNDGLKVPAIGFGTYSLKGEAGVRSIASAFDAGYRLIDTAYNYENEATVGRAIKQSSIAREELLITSKLPGRYHAYDKALVAIQESLYRADLDYYDLYLIHWPNPKQDMYVEAWQALIEAKKRGYIRSIGVSNFLPEHNERLVQETGVAPSLNQIELHPFFDQAKQREQDAKHGIVNESWSPIGRGNDALQDILKDENIIRIAETHGKTPTQIILRWHIQLGSIPIPKAGSLEHQQENINIFDFELNAEEMQVIASFNRADGRLWNQDPSEYEEF; the protein is encoded by the coding sequence ATGAATCATATCCCGGAATACACGTTGAATGATGGCTTGAAAGTGCCTGCGATTGGTTTCGGTACGTACAGTTTGAAAGGGGAAGCAGGGGTTCGATCCATTGCGTCTGCGTTTGATGCAGGGTATCGCTTGATTGATACGGCATACAACTATGAAAATGAAGCTACAGTTGGTAGAGCAATCAAACAAAGCTCTATCGCGAGAGAGGAACTGCTCATTACCTCCAAACTGCCGGGCAGATATCATGCCTATGACAAAGCGTTGGTCGCGATTCAGGAGTCATTGTACAGAGCCGATCTGGACTATTATGATCTGTATCTGATCCACTGGCCTAATCCCAAGCAGGATATGTATGTAGAGGCATGGCAGGCTTTAATCGAAGCGAAAAAACGCGGATACATCCGCTCCATCGGTGTCAGCAACTTCCTGCCTGAGCACAATGAACGGCTGGTACAGGAGACGGGCGTCGCGCCAAGTTTGAATCAGATCGAGCTGCATCCGTTCTTCGATCAAGCGAAGCAGCGGGAGCAGGATGCAAAGCATGGCATTGTGAACGAATCCTGGAGTCCCATTGGACGCGGTAATGATGCTTTGCAGGATATTTTGAAGGACGAGAATATTATTCGCATTGCAGAAACGCATGGCAAAACACCAACACAGATTATATTGCGCTGGCATATTCAGCTTGGCTCTATTCCGATTCCTAAGGCCGGTTCCTTAGAACATCAGCAAGAGAATATTAATATTTTTGATTTCGAGCTGAACGCAGAGGAGATGCAGGTTATTGCTTCGTTTAATCGTGCGGATGGACGGTTGTGGAATCAAGACCCGAGTGAGTACGAGGAATTTTAA
- a CDS encoding helix-turn-helix domain-containing protein: protein MGISDFNGENTAVQDTPFGYTMSVIGGKWKMIILYLLAAEQPVRFNEMQRQIGAITYKVLSAQLKELEADGLVTRKEFPQIPPKVEYSLTPKAQSLIPVLEQLCEWGEKNR, encoded by the coding sequence ATGGGCATATCCGACTTTAACGGCGAGAATACAGCTGTTCAAGACACACCTTTTGGCTACACTATGTCAGTCATCGGTGGAAAGTGGAAGATGATTATTTTATACCTGCTCGCTGCCGAGCAGCCGGTTCGTTTCAATGAAATGCAGCGGCAGATTGGAGCAATTACGTACAAAGTTTTAAGTGCGCAGCTCAAGGAACTTGAGGCTGATGGATTAGTTACGCGTAAAGAGTTCCCGCAGATCCCGCCCAAAGTAGAATATTCGTTGACACCCAAAGCACAATCTCTCATACCTGTGCTGGAACAGCTGTGTGAGTGGGGCGAAAAGAATCGTTAG
- a CDS encoding AbrB/MazE/SpoVT family DNA-binding domain-containing protein, translating into MKVAEKIEVYQGTEVDLIVSDDHTLLVVPQKKKPTLEELLAQCKPENRHNEIDFGREGKELI; encoded by the coding sequence ATGAAAGTTGCTGAAAAAATTGAGGTGTACCAAGGAACTGAAGTTGACTTGATTGTAAGTGATGATCACACACTTCTCGTGGTACCTCAAAAGAAAAAACCAACCTTAGAAGAATTGCTGGCACAGTGCAAACCAGAGAATCGCCATAACGAAATTGATTTTGGCAGAGAAGGGAAAGAATTAATCTAA